From a region of the Pseudanabaena sp. ABRG5-3 genome:
- the gatC gene encoding Asp-tRNA(Asn)/Glu-tRNA(Gln) amidotransferase subunit GatC, translating to MIDREQVRHVARLGRLQLTEAEEISFTKQLDSILDYFQQLNELDPLLEGVEPTTRAVNTVNITRPDILQPFADREVLLNCAPDREEDFFRVPQIMG from the coding sequence ATGATCGATAGAGAGCAAGTCCGTCACGTTGCCCGCTTGGGACGGTTACAACTAACTGAAGCTGAAGAAATTTCCTTTACTAAGCAATTGGATAGTATTTTGGACTATTTTCAACAGTTAAATGAACTAGATCCTTTGCTAGAAGGAGTTGAACCAACTACAAGAGCAGTTAATACAGTCAATATTACTCGTCCTGATATATTGCAACCATTTGCCGATCGCGAAGTCTTACTCAACTGCGCCCCTGATCGCGAAGAAGACTTTTTTCGTGTCCCCCAAATCATGGGTTAG